In Sphingobacterium sp. SRCM116780, the genomic stretch CATTTTTAATCGCTTTACTACTTGCTAAAATAGAGTTGACATATTGTCCAGATATTTTAGACGAAATCGGAAACGATTTTGAACTCGGACGTTCAATGTCGGAAATCTCCACACGTAATAAATTTTGTCCTAAGTAAGGTCCCCATTCCCAAGCCGCCATCATGATGCGCGATTCTACAGAGGATGTTAAATGCATATTAGATCCAGAGAACACCAGTGGACGAATATAAGCGGAACGTAAATTATTAATCGCTAATAATTCATATGCGCGATCAATGAGTTCCCGATTATCCCATGTGTATGGAATATTAATTGCCTCACATGATTTTTGAAGACGTTCGAAATGCTCTCTTGCCTTGAATATACGAGGGCCATTGTGCGTGTTATAAGCACGTAGCCCCTCAAAAGCTCCATAGCCATAATGAAGCGCTTGCGTATACAGGTCAAGACCTGTTGCAAATGCTTTTACATAAGAACCATCTAAGTAAATTAAAGTGTTTTCGTCGTAATATTTCATAACCCTATTGTTTACCCTCCCTTAGTCTGTAAAAATTAAAAATAAACTGCTTTCCGTTT encodes the following:
- a CDS encoding branched-chain amino acid transaminase, which translates into the protein MKYYDENTLIYLDGSYVKAFATGLDLYTQALHYGYGAFEGLRAYNTHNGPRIFKAREHFERLQKSCEAINIPYTWDNRELIDRAYELLAINNLRSAYIRPLVFSGSNMHLTSSVESRIMMAAWEWGPYLGQNLLRVEISDIERPSSKSFPISSKISGQYVNSILASSKAIKNGFDEALLLDQDGYVAQASSENLFIEKDFKIYTPPITNIFPGITRKTVIHICKNLGIDLIEKKLTIQDIHEADSAFLSGTAAEIIGIKQVDHIIYKEDWEHTIGASIQRKYKNLVLENENYEVII